The proteins below come from a single Triticum aestivum cultivar Chinese Spring chromosome 5D, IWGSC CS RefSeq v2.1, whole genome shotgun sequence genomic window:
- the LOC123122246 gene encoding plant UBX domain-containing protein 13 codes for MARPQQEAIDTFISITGADEAVAIRKLEEHAGDLNQAVNAHFTEGDSTVNPINQSIPPVNHDDMELDGPLDNTFQRPLFPEALHDPFALMDPNFQQMFFDSVGSAGTLNRDAQGPHPRETTNEVNDNNIQMGPSGQASVVGNATGHGSSYGPEVRETIIIDDDDEELSSGLSSQHASIRSNAPQPNPLPTAPPLVHVTDNDIEEEMIRAAIEASKREAEELANAAEQERTRHIGGINLEDHLSDEDMEIAAGTVRRQELGTGRGGTTMQPADEESSDEETDDVEEEPLVRRRSRRIPAGDAESTEPVLPGDSPPSSSQPQNHDRQYNRTDFPSEWGGISSEEHDEAVMLEAAMFGGIPEAPTYPLSHASSSHYPQVVHSPPPELTEQRLLREQQDDEYLASLQADQEKEMKTLQEAELRLLEEAAAREAALEKQRQEEEEQRKMQLEKEELESNLAAKEASLPLEPPSDKEGVITLVVRMPDGSRQGRRFLKSDKFKSLFDFLDVGRTCKPETYRLVRTYPRRAFTTADGDQSFTDLGLTSKQEALFIEQITD; via the exons ATGGCGAGGCCGCAGCAGGAGGCGATCGACACCTTCATCAGCATCACCGGCGCCGACGAGGCCGTCGCCATCCGCAAGCTCGAG GAACATGCTGGTGACCTCAATCAGGCAGTCAATGCACACTTCACTGAAGGAGATAGCACAGT GAACCCAATCAATCAAAGTATTCCACCTGTTAATCATGATGATATGGAGCTGGACGGACCACTTGATAACACGTTTCAAAGACCGTTGTTCCCTGAAGCTCTGCACGACCCTTTTGCACTAATGGATCCCAATTTCCAGCAAATGTTTTTTGATAGTGTTGGTTCTGCTGGTACTCTCAATCGTGATGCACAAGGTCCGCACCCTAGAGAGACAACTAATGAAGTTAATGACAACAACATTCAAATGGGTCCTTCTGGTCAGGCTTCTGTTGTTGGGAATGCCACTGGACACGGGTCTTCATATGGACCAGAAGTTCGTGAGACTATCATAatcgatgatgacgatgaggagttGTCATCTGGGCTGTCTTCTCAGCATGCTAGTATCCGTAGCAATGCACCGCAGCCAAATCCTCTGCCAACTGCTCCTCCACTAGTTCATGTCACAGACAATGACATAGAAGAGGAAATGATTCGGGCTGCAATTGAAGCTTCAAAAAGAGAGGCTGAAGAACTGGCAAAC GCAGCAGAGCAAGAACGGACTCGACATATTGGTGGAATAAACTTGGAAGATCATTTATCTGATGAAGACATGGAAATTGCAGCTGGAACAGTGAGAAG GCAAGAATTAGGTACAGGGAGGGGTGGAACAACTATGCAACCAGCAGATGAAGAGAGCTCAGATGAGGAGACCGATGATGTTGAAGAAGAGCCATTAGTTAGACGTCGTTCTAGGCGCATCCCTGCTGGAGACGCAGAGTCAACGGAACCTGTTCTCCCAGGTGATAGTCCTCCCTCAAGTTCGCAGCCTCAAAACCATGATCGCCAGTATAACAGAACTGATTTCCCATCGGAG TGGGGTGGCATTTCTTCTGAGGAACATGATGAAGCTGTTATGCTTGAGGCTGCAATGTTTGGTGGAATTCCTGAAGCACCAACATATCCATTATCTCATGCGAGCTCGAGTCATTATCCCCAAGTAGTGCACTCTCCACCACCAGAATTGACTGAACAACGGTTATTACGAGAGCAGCAG GATGATGAGTACCTTGCAtcgctccaagctgatcaagaaaAGGAGATGAAGACTCTACAAGAAGCTGAGCTCCGACTGCTGGAAGAAGCTGCCGCAAGAGAAGCTGCTCTTGAGAAACAAAGGCAAGAGGAGGAGGAACAGCGTAAAATGCAACTTGAGAAAGAG GAGCTTGAGTCCAATCTTGCCGCCAAAGAAGCATCATTGCCATTGGAGCCACCTTCAGACAAAGAAGGTGTTATAACACTTGTAGTTCGCATGCCTGACGGTAGTCGACAGGGGCGTCGCTTTTTAAAATCTGATAAATTCAAG TCCCTTTTTGATTTCTTAGACGTTGGCAGGACTTGCAAGCCAGAAACCTACAGACTG GTAAGGACATACCCCAGGCGTGCTTTTACCACTGCTGACGGCGACCAATCATTTACTGATCTCGGGTTAACAAGCAAGCAGGAAGCCTTATTTATAGAGCAGATTACTGATTAG